ATCACCCACCGCCAGAGCGACGACATCCCCGTGGCAGAGACCATGGGGGCGCTGCTGCAGCTGGTCAAGGAGGGCAAGATCCGCGCGGTGGGCATCTCCAACGCCGCGCCGGATATCCTCTCTGCCTACGAGCAGGTGGGCCCCGTCGCGCTGGCGCAGGAAAAATTCAGCATCCTATCGCCCCAGGCGGGGGAGACATACATCCCGCTGTGTGCGCGTCTGGGCGTCACCTTTCAGGTGTACTCCTCGCTGGAGGCGGGGGCGCTCGCCGGACCGCAGGCGCTGGGGCGCACCTTCCCTGCGGGGGACTTCCGCGGCAATTTCCCGTGGTTTGCGCCCGCCATGCAGCCCCGCATGCAGGCGCTCTTTGACGGCTGGGCGGCGCTGTGCGAAAAATACAGCTGCTCCTACAGCAACCTGGTGCAGGCCTGGACGATTAGCCAGAGCCCCTGCGTCAACCTGCTGACCGGCGTGCGGCATATCCAGAGCCTGCGCGACACCTGCCGCGCGGTGGATATCGTGCTGGAGGACGCGGACAAGGCGCGCATGCAGGCCGATTGCCAGCAGCTGCGCGCGCAGGTGTAAAACAGAAGTTTGCGATCAAAAAAGGAAGGACGTTGCCCTTCCTTTTTGTTATACATGGTGTTGCCGCGCAAGGTTGATGATCTGTACGCCGCGGCGCCTGCCATACTGCACGGTATAAAATGTCCCGCAAGACTGGCGCTGCAAAAAACAGATGCACCAGCCGCTGTTGTCCATCAAATGACGATTGCGGCGCTGCATACAGCCTGGCGTGTAGTGCGTTGCAGTGTAGACGACTTTGTCTGCCTGCTGCATTATAGACCGATACGCCCTTTGCGCCTCCGCCGGCCATCGGTCTGCCTGGTTATGACAGGGCAGCATAAGGATCAGCTTGATCCATGGATACGCCTGACGCAAAGCAAGCACGCTTTGCGCGGCAAGTGTATCAAAGCCCTGCGCGCCGCCGGCAGCAAAAAAAACGTACGTCATGCTGCGTGATCAGTGCTTGTATTTCCTCTTGCAGCATGCTTGCGACAGCGTGCTGTAAATGTGCGGGTATGTTTCGGTGTCCTGTAAAGCAGCAGGTGCGCGTGCGTGTATTCATCATGAAAACCACCTTTTGTACTTGAGTTTGTATTACAAATATAAATCTATATCTAGGATACAATATGGATTACGCTTATACAAGAGGTGGTGGCATGAAAAGTTTTATCCCCAAGCCGTATACAAAGGAAGGCGTTACGGTGCGCATCGATGTTGATAAGCTTGCGAAGATGGACAGCCTGGCGGCGGCATACGGCCTGAGCCGAAGCGCGTTTATCAACCGGTGCATCGATTATGCCATCGAGCATATGTCCGCGCCGGATAGAGAATAGAATGTAAATAGAAAAACACAGCGCAACGAATCGTCGCGCTGTGTTTTTTATTTCCAAAATCGCTGCATCAAGCGGGGGATGCGGCAAGCAACGAAGCTTTAAGCGCATCACGCCGCCTCGATCTGCGCCTCCTCGGCCGCGCGCAGGCGCCTGCTGGCGGGCAACAGGGCGCGTGATGTAAGTGAAAGACTGCGGCGTCTCTTAAGAGGTGCCGGCAATATCCCTTTTCCGGCTGGCGCATACCGCCCGTTTCACCCGCGGGTTTGATTGCAGATTGAAAGCGGGCATTTACGCGGCGGGGCGGAGCCCGCGCTTTGCCGCCGTGTGGATATAGCTGTCCACCTGCTCGGCCAGGACGTCAAAGCTGCAGGGGCCGGCATCGAGCAGCACCTTGTGGAAGGCTTTGGCGTCAAAGGCGTCGTCCAGCGCGTCCTCTGCCCGCTCGCGCAGGGCGAGAAACTCCAGGTACCCCAGATAATACTTCAGGTAATAGCCCGGATGGGCGGTGAGCATGGTGTAAAGCTCGCCGATGCTGCCGATGCTGTAGCCCTCCCCCTCCAGGAAGGACAGGGCGTCTTCCTCATCCCAGCCCAGGAAGTTGATACCGATATCCATCTGCGCGCTGAGGTTGACGCTGATTTCCGCATCCAGCTGCGCCAGCTCGGCCACGTCCTCGCTGGGATAAAAATCCGCATTTTCGTAGCTGTCATATTCCACGTAGATGCCCCAGCCCTCCGCGTAGCCGTTGAAGTTCAGGATGCGGCGCAGGGGGTGGGGATTGGTCGCGTTAAAATAGTTGTACTGGTACATATGGCCCGGATACCCCTCGTGCGCAAGCGTGGCGTAGAGGCTGCTTGCGTCCGTCTGGGCGTGATTGATGTAGATGCGGTTATTGGCGGCGTCATCCACGGGCGGCACCATATAGAAGGCGGGAGAGGTGTTTTCCTCCAGCGCAGCGGGCACGTCGGATATGGTATAGTCCACAGGATCGATGTGCGGGTAATCCCGCTGTGCCTTTTCATAGAGGATATCCAGCACCTGCTCCGGATCAGTGGGGCCGAAATCGTCCATCGCCAGCAGCTGTTCGTAGGCCTCGGGGCTGTCGCTCATGATGTCTAGCAGATCGTCAATCAAATCGTCAAAGCGCTCTGCAAGCAGGTCCTGTATCTGCTCGATGCTGCGCGCGCTGCCGGTGCTGTAGCGCACCTGTCTGCGGTAGTATGCCTCCCCCTCGGGCAGGTTGCACACGCCGCCCTGGTTTTTGCCCGTGCCCTTGAGCGCCGCGATCTTTTTAGAAAAATGGGTGAAGGCGGGCAGCACGTCCTGCTGCACGATGGCCTCATTCTGCGCGATAAGCGCCGCGCGCTGCGCGTCGCTCAGGCCCGCCACGTCCGCCAGACGGTCGTGGAAGGTGGTGATCAGCAGGTTTTGCGCAAGGGGCGCGCCGGTAAAGCTTGCAATCTGCGCGATGGCCTTATCCGCGATCGCGTCGGAGGGAAAGAGCCCTAGGCGCGACTGTTCATCCAAATAGGCCTCGGCCGTGGCAAAGTAATCGTCCGTCTGCGCGAGCAGCGCGAGGTAGACGTCGATATCCGCATCCTCGTAAAACGCGTACTCCGCCATGTTGAGCGGAAAGTTGATGTGCAGGCCGTCGATCTCGCCGATGATGTTGTCGTAAAAGAGCAGGTCGGGATCGTCCAGGTCCGCCATGATCTGGAAGTACGCCTCCAGCACGCGGTAGTCCAGCTGTTGTTGGGCGGAGAGCGCATCGTAGTTGAAGGCGCGCAGCCGCTGCAGGTACCCATCGGCAGTGCCCAAATCTTCGCGCAGCGCCTCAGGGCTGATGTCGCCCAGCGTGGCGTCCTCGTAGGACAGGCCGTAGCTGCCGGGGTTTTTCAGGGTGTAGTGCAGCCCCACGGCATCCCCCTGTAATTCTTCTTTGAATACGTTGTTCATAAACGCCTCAAAGTCCTGATTATCCGGCGCACTTTGGGCGGTGCCCTGTTCCTGTTGCCAGCTGTGCGCGCGCATCAGCAGCTGCAGGGGCACGCAGCCCGAGAGGGACAATGCAAGCGCCAGCATGAGCAGCAGGGCGAACGCGCGCCGCGCGGTTTTATGATGTCTCATCCAAAAGCCATCCTTTCCCGTAAAAATGGGTGTGCCCCGCGCAGGGGATGCGCGGATGACGTATCCATCATACCATGGTGGCGCTGCGGGGGTAAAGGGTGGATGCGCACATGGGCAGGCGCCTGGCATATTGTGGGGGGGACAGGCAATAGAATGCAAGTAGGACGTGCCGCCTGCCAGGCGATGAGGGGGAAGACGCATGAAGGGACAAAAGGGATGGGGTATTGCGCTGTGCGTTGCGCTGTGCGCGCTTTTATGCGGCTGCGGCGCGGATAAGGGAAGCTTTGTGCTGGAGGAGCAGGCGCGCGCGCCCATCGGCACGCGCTGCATTTCGGAGCAGGGGCCACAGGGCAATTTTACCCTATACTACCCCTGCACACAAAACCCCAGCGTCAATCGCGCGCTGGAGGCGTTTGCACAGATGCAGCGCGCGCAGGCGCTCAAGGCGTGGGCAAGGGACGAGGCCAAAGGGGCGCTGCAGGTCTATTCGCGCGACATGACCTTTCAGACCAGCTGGTTCAACCGCGACAAGGTGAGTTTTCTCTTTCAGGTATCCACCTACGAGGGCGGGGTACACCCGCAGGTGGCACTCTACAGCCTACATTTTGACCTGCGCACAGGGGAGCTGTGGCAGCTGGAGGATTTGCTCGACGGGCAGAAGGCGCCGGCAGAAGCCCTTTACAGCGCGCTGGAGGAGGCCATGGCCCGCACGGGCGCGGCGCAGGATGCGGGTACGCTGGCAGTGCCGCGCGCGCAGACGGCGCTGCGCACCTTTGCGCTGGACGGACGGATTCTGCATTTTTACTTTGCCCCGGGCACGGTCGCGCCCCAGGCGGCGGGCATTGTGGATATCCCCGTGGATTTGCACGCGCTGCGCGGCGTGCTGGCCAAAGAGGTGCAGCTGCACACGGATACACAGATCGTCGGCCCCGCAGGCGACGTGGTGCCGTGGGGATGAGAGTTGTCATTTGCGCATGCGCATATTACAATCAAAGTGCGGCGGCCGTTTCCGGCCGCAATTTTCGGCATGCGACAAAGCAGCATGTATCTTGAAGGAGAGGATCCGTCCATGGAGCAATGGTTTACCATCGACCAGGTGGATGCGGATACCAGCATCATCAGCGAATACAGGCACTGGGAGCAGACTCACTGCTATCTGCTGCGCGGGCAGGCGCGCAGCCTGCTCATCGATACGGGCCTGGGCATCCGCAATATCTATGAACAGGCCGTCCGGTTGACGGACAAGCCCATCGCCGCCGTTGCCACGCATATCCACTGGGACCACATCGGCGGCCACCGGCATTTTCCGGAATTCTATGCCCACGCATCGGAGCTGGACTGGTTGAACGGCGCCTTCCCACTTTCACTTGATACGATCAAGGGCATGGTGGTGGAGCGCTGCGACCTGCCTGCGGGCTTTGACGTGGACAGTTACGTCTTTTTCCAGGGTACGCCTGCGCGGGTTCTGGCTGACGGCGATTGCATTGACCTTGGCGGCCGGCGCATCTACGTGCTGCACACCCCTGGGCATTCGCCCGGACATATGTGCTTCTGGGAGCCTGCGCGCGGCTATCTGTTCACCGGCGATCTGGTCTACAAGGATACGCTGTTTGCGTACTACCCATCCACCGACCCACAGGCGTATCTGTCCTCGCTTGAGAAGGTGTGCGCGCTGCCGGTCAAGCGCGTGTTCCCCGCACATCACACGCTGGATATCCAGCCGGAAATCCTCACGCGCATGCGCGATACATTTTTACAGCTGAAGGAACAGGGGCTGCTGCACCACGGCAGCGGCACGTTCGATTACGGGGACTGGGGGCTGTGGCTGTAAGCCCGGGCCGCGCTGTCTCAAAAGCAACCGATAATAAATGGAATAATGCAAAGCGCCTCCCGCAAAAAAACGGGAGGTGCTTTTCCTTGCAAAGATGAGACGCATGCGCAGAAAACGTTTACAGCGGCATGCACAGGTTGTGGTGGTCGCAGGCCATGCCCTGGCGCTCGTAGAAGGCGCGGGCGCCTGTGCGGCGCACGTTGCAGCACACCTCCAGGTGCGTACAGCCGTGCAGGACGGCCTGTGCACGGGCATGGGCCCACAGCGCCCGGCCCACCCCCTGGCCGCGGGCGTGCGCGGCCACAACGAGCTCCTGAATCTCGGCTACACGGCCGCAGTGGTGCAGCAGATATTCCTCGTGTAGGCTGATAAAGCCCAGCGGCGCGCCGCGCCCATCCAGGGCCAGATAGTAGTGGATGCGCTGCTGTGCAAGATTCTGCCGGTAGACGCGCGCGAACGCGTCATCGTCAAAATCCTGCGCCTCCAGCGCGCAGATCAGGGCGTAGACGTGCTGTACATCCTGCGGCGTGGCGGTGCGAATGAGCATCAGGCGATCCCCTGCCTTTCCAGCTTTGGTGCGATGTCAGGCAAGCGCGCGCCGGTAGCACAGCTCGTGCAGGGGCGCGCCCTCGAGTGTATAGTCCATGCTGCGCCCGGTATCGGCAAATCCGCTTCGGGCGTAGAAGGCGCGCGCGGGCGCGTTGCCTTCCAGCACCCATAAAAAGGCGTGCGCATAGCCCAGCGCGCGCAGGTGGGCCAGCGCCGCGCGCAGCAGCGCTTTGCCGTAGCCGCGCTTTTGCAGCGCGGGGTGGACGTAGAGCGAGACGATCTCGCCGTCGTCCTGCAGCGCCGCCTCGCGCGAGGGGCCGTAGACGATGCAGCCGGCGGCGCGCCCGTCCGCGCGCAGCAGCAGCACGTGCATGGGGCCATGGGCGATCCAGGGCGTCAGCAGGGGCACCCAGCGCGCCTGGTCCAGCGCGTCCAAATAGCCTTGGGGGATGAGCCCGCGGTAGTTGTGTTTCCAGGCGGCCGCGTGGATGCGGCTGATGGCGGGCGCGTCGCATACGCGCGCGCGGCGCAGGGTGATGCGCATGGGCGCACCTCCTTACTTAATGGGAGAGTGGAAAAGAAAAGCGCCCCAAAGCCAAGCGTGTGCTCTGCGGGCGCCTGGGGAGAAACCCCCTCACTTTTTGAAGCTTTCGCGCGGCGCGCCCATAAAGAACAGCGCCACCGTGCCCGGGCCCGCGTGCGAGCCGATGGTGGGCCCGATGTAGCCGATGGTGATATCGCGCACGCCCAGGCGCGCCTGGACGTCATCCGCCACCTTGCGCGCGTCGTCCGGGCTGTCCGCGTGGCTGATAAACACCGGCCCGATTTCGTCGCCGCGCTTATCGCCCACCGCTTCGACCATCATGTCCACCAGCTTGGCCAGCGCTTTTTTGCGGCCGCGCGTCTTGTAGATGGGCACCAGCCTTCCGGCACTGTCGCAGTGGAGCACGGGCTTGAGCTGCAGGATGCTGCCCGCAAACGCCGCGGCGGCCGATAGCCGCCCGCTGCGGCGCAGGTAGACCAGGTCCTCCACCGTAAACCAGTGGTGGATCAGGTCGCGGTGCGTCTCGATCCACTGGGCGCACTCCTCGATGGCGGCGCCCTGATCGCGCATCATCACCACGTAGTGGGTCAGCAGGCCAAGCCCCATGGAGGCCGAGCGGCTGTCCACCACCACGATCTTGCGCGCGGGGTAGGTTTCCAAAAGCTCATCGCGCGCGATGCACGCGCTCTGGTACGTGCCCGAAAGCGCAGAGGAAAACGCGATGTAGAGCAGGTCCTGTCCGCCGGCAAGTGTGGGCGTCCAATCCTGCTGGAAGGTGGCGGCATTGATCTGCGAGGTGGTAACCACCGCGCCGCCGCGCATGGTATTGTAAAAATCGTGGTAGGAGCAGCTCTGCCCCAGATCGTCGGACACGTCGCCGGTCTGTTTGGATGTATAGATCATCATAGACAGCCCCAGATCGTGCGCTTGCACGTACTGCTGGGAAAGATCGGCGCAGGAGTCGATAAAGATTTTAAACGGCATGGGCACCTCCAACGAAAATAAACATTTGGCTTGCATCGGCATATTGCCAGAACTTATCAAAATTATATACAGAAACGATTGCAAAAGCAAGACGGCATCGCCCGCGCGCGGCCTTGGCATTGACAGCCCTGCTTTTGTTACGCTACAATGGCGGGTGGACAAGTATGCGCTTGGCCAATTTTGAGGGTTGGGAAGGTAAACACGTTGAAACGAGAGAATTTGCGCAACATTGCCATTATCGCACACGTCGACCACGGCAAGACCACCTTGGTGGACGCGATGCTGCGCCAGGCCGGCATTTTCCGCCAGAACCAGGCGGTGGCCGAGCGCGTCATGGATTCAGGCGATCTGGAGCGCGAGCGCGGCATCACCATCCTGGCCAAGAACACGGCGCTATATTATAAGGATGTCAAAATCAACATTGTGGACACCCCGGGCCACGCGGACTTTGGCGGCGAGGTGGAGCGCGTCATGCAGATGGTCGACGGCGTGCTGCTCTTGGTGGACGCGTTTGAGGGGCCCATGCCCCAGACCCGCTTTGTGCTGCAGCGCGCGCTGCAGGAGGGCCTGCGCGTGGTGGTGGTGGTCAACAAGATCGACCGCAGGGACGCCCGCTGCGACGAGGTAGTGGACGAGGTGCTGGAGCTTTTGATGGACCTGGACGCGAACGAGGAGCAGCTCGATTCTGCATTTGTGTTCGTCTCGGCGCGCGAGGGGCGCGCGGGGCTGGCGCCCGACGCCATCGAGGATGATCTCACCCCGCTTTTTGAGACCATATTGACCCACCTGCCCGCGCCCGAGGATGCGCGTGACGCGCCGCTGCAGGCGCAGATCGCCACCATCGACGCCAACGACTACGTGGGCCGCATCGGCATTGGACGCATTGTGCGCGGCCGGCTGCGCACGGGTGACGAGCTGGTGCTTGTGCGCCACGGCGAGGAGGGCACGCGCACGGTGCGCCCCCAGGTGCTCTACCAGTTTGAGGGCCTGGGCCGCGTGCAGGTGGAGCAGGCCGAGGCGGGCGACATCGTGGCCATTGCGGGCATCGATGGCATCAACATCGGCGACACGCTGTGCGACCCCGTGCGCGTGGAGGCGCTGCCCTTTGCCAAGATTTCCGATCCCACTATATCGGTGATCATGTCGGTCAACAACAGCCCCCTTGCGGGCACCGAGGGCACGTACGTGACCTCCCGCCACCTGCGCGAGCGCCTCTACCGCGAGACGGACAGCGACCTTTCGCTGCACGTGGAGGATACCGACACCACCGAGGCGTTCCGCGTCTCGGGCCGCGGCGAGCTGCACCTGTCCATCCTCATCGAGACGATGCGCCGCCAGGGCTACGAGTTCCAGATTTCCAAGCCCACGGTGATCTTTCGGGAGATGGACGGCCAGACGCAGGAGCCCATGGAGAAGGTGCTGCTGGACGTACCCGAGGCGTACATGGGTTCCATGATGGAGAAGATGGGGGCGCGCCGCGCCACCATGCTGGGCATGACGCCCGGGCCGGGCGGCCGCGTGCGGCTGGAGTTCTCGATTTCCTCCCGCGCGCTGATGGGCTTCCGCAGCGAAATGATGACCGACACGCGCGGCGAAGGCATCATCAGCGCCGTGTTTGACGGCTACGCGCCGGTGGCGCGTGGCGAGGTCTTCTCGCGCGGACGGGGGGCGCTGGTCGCCTCTGAGAGCGGCGAGTCGGTCGCCTACGGTCTGTTCAACAGCCAGGGCCGCGGCACGATGTTCATCGGCGCGGGCGAGGCGGTGTACGCCGGCATGGTGGTGGGCGAGTGCGCCCGCGCGGAGGATATCGACGTCAACGTCTGCAAAAAGAAGCACGTCAGCAACATGCGCGCCTCCGGCTCGGACGAGGCGCTGCGCCTCACCCCGCCGCGGCAGATGTCGCTGGAGCAGGCCATGGAGTGGATCGACGAGGACGAGCTCATTGAGGTGACGCCCACCAGCCTGCGCATTCGCAAAAGAATTTTGGATGCCACGCAGCGCCTGCGCGAGCGTGCGCGGCGCAAAAACGCCGGCGTCTGACGCCGGACGCGGCGCAATACGGGCAAAAAACGGTATAACAGGCAGCGATGCCGCTTCGGTATCTTGCCTGCTGCTCGGTGCGCCGGTGAGATAGTCGAAAACAGCGATGTATATAGAGGCGAGATGGCGCCCAAGGTGCGCGCAGGGCCGGTAGCCAGATGGCAGGCCCTGCGCGCCGCAAGGCCAGTATGTGCCGCGCCATTGTGCAACACAGCGATGCAAAGAGCAGCCAAGGGCTGCTTTTTTTGTTGCGCGGGTGCGGGCGCGCGGATGGATATGGAAGGCGCGCTTCTTGGCATGCCGGACGGCCTGCCGCCTTTTTTGCAGGTGCGCGGGTGGGGAAGACGCGCTGCCTGACGTGCCGGACGATTGCCGTTTAGCCGTTTATTTGTGTGAGTGCGCTGGTGTGGAACGGAAAAAGCAAAAAAGGAGCGCCTCCGCCCGCGCAAATTGGCGCGCGCGGTTTTTTTATACCCGCAAAGGCGCATACCCTTATAGCGTATGCCATGGCTTTTGAGACAGGCGGGAAAGGAGGTGCGCGCCCATGCTGCAAAGGAAGATCCGCTCTCCCTATATCAAGGCGGCGCTGTGCGCCTTTGCGGTGCTGGCCGCCCTGCTGCTGCTGTGGCGAGTACTGGATTCCATGGGGGATATTCAGCAGTGGCTGCGCCAGATGGCGGGCCTGCTCTACGGCGCGCTGCGCCCCTTTATCATCGGCGTGATCGCCGCCTACCTGCTGGAGCCTTTTGTGCGCGCTGCGGCAAGGCTGCTTGCGGCGCTGGGGCTTGAAGCGCGCCTGGGAGCGCGCAGATGCCGCGCCGTCAGCGTGGCGACGGTGTACGTCCTGCTCTGCGGGGCGCTGACACTGCTCATTACCCGCGTGCTGCCCGATGTCTTTGCAAGTGCGGGCAACTTTGTACAGGAGGTGCCGGGTTATTACCAGGCCGTAAGCGATATCATTGAAGAGAAGGTGTTCGCCCACCCGCTGCTTGCAAACGCCCAGGTGCGCGCCTTTGTGGACGCGCAGCTGGAGCAGGTCAGCCAGTGGATCAACCAGAGCGCCCAGGCGCTCTTTGCCCAGGCGCTGCGCGCGCTGCAGTCGGTGGGCAGCGGCATCGTCAACACCTTTTTCGGGCTGATCGTGGCGCTATACGTGCTGCTGGACCGCCCCGCGCTCACCCGGGCGGCGCGCGCGCTTTTATGCGCTGCGCTGGGCAGGGCGCGCACCGCGCGCGTGGAGCGCCTCGCGCGCGATGTGGATCTGGCCTTCGGCCGCTACATCAGTGCGGTGATCGTGCAGAGCGTCATTCTTGCGGGCATGACGTACGTGGGCCTTGCCATTATCCACCTGCCCTACGCGCTGCTGCTGGCGGTGCTGGTGGGCTTTCTCAACGTCATCCCCTACTTTGGCGCCACCCTCTCCACGCTGCTGTGCCTGCTTGTGGCCTTCTTTAAGTCGCCAGCCAGCGCGCTTTACACCATCCTCTTTCTCACCGTGGTGCAGACTGTGGACAACTGGGTGGTGACACCGTGGCTCTTTGGCGATAAAATGGGGTTGAAACCCATCTGGATCATCTTTGGGGTGCTGGTGGGGGGCGCGCTCTTTGGTATGTGGGGCATGATACTGGGGGTGCCCACGCTCTCGGTGGTGCGCGTGCTGCTGCAGCGCGCCGAGCACAGGCGGGGCCGCACGCATCCTGCGTGTGTGGAGGCGCGGGCACAGCCCCAAGAGGCGGGCAGCACGCCCGAAGCGCACCCCCGCGGGCAAAGCGCCCCCTCTGCAGGAAGGAGAAAATTCATATGAAGACGATTGTAGCGACAAAGGAGGCGCCCGGCGCAATTGGACCTTACAGCCAGGCGGTGGAGGCGGGAGGCCTGCTCTTCCTCTCCGGCCAGCTGGGCATCGATCCTGCAACGGGCGCGCTGCGCGCGAACGCGGCGGATCAGGCCAGGCGGGCGCTGGACAACCTTGCGGCCATTTTGCGCGCGCGCGGGCTGGACATGCGCGCTGTGGTCAAAACCACCATCTTTCTTGCGGATATGGGGGATTTCGCCGCGGTCAACGAGGTTTACGCGGCCTGCTTCGGCGCGGGGGATTACCCTGCGCGCTCCTGCGTGCAGGCGGCGGGCCTGCCCCGCGGCGCGCGGGTGGAGATCGAGGCCATCGCCAGCCTCTCATAGGGTGTGTGGCTTGGAATGATTTTGCCTGCAGACACTCGGTGTGTAAGCATTGGGCTTGTGGATTGCAGCCGGTGACAGTGCCGCGCGCCGTCACATCGCCCCAATATGCTCCGCAGGGAGCGTCGCGCGCGCAAAAAAGCGCAAAACCGTAAAAAAGCCGTGCTGCATCTATGTGCAGCGCGGCTTTTTTGCCTGCGGGGTGGGTTTTCAGGCCTCCAGCGCGGCCTCCAGCACCTTGCGCAGGATGTCCTCGGTGGGCACGCCGCCCCAGAAAAGACGTCCGTTGATCACAAAGGAGGGCACCACGCGGTAGCCGTAGCGGTCGGCTTCCTCCTGCTGGGTGACCTCATCGATGATGCGGATGGGAACGG
Above is a window of Maliibacterium massiliense DNA encoding:
- a CDS encoding thioredoxin family protein, producing the protein MQELLYIRGDYCPYCKRADTILAKLRKQNKAYAAVPIRIIDEVTQQEEADRYGYRVVPSFVINGRLFWGGVPTEDILRKVLEAALEA
- a CDS encoding RidA family protein gives rise to the protein MKTIVATKEAPGAIGPYSQAVEAGGLLFLSGQLGIDPATGALRANAADQARRALDNLAAILRARGLDMRAVVKTTIFLADMGDFAAVNEVYAACFGAGDYPARSCVQAAGLPRGARVEIEAIASLS